From a region of the Dermatophagoides farinae isolate YC_2012a chromosome 3, ASM2471394v1, whole genome shotgun sequence genome:
- the LOC124498562 gene encoding platelet-activating factor acetylhydrolase isoform X1, which translates to MIKSSIIARNKIMPKKKIKLSKLRDYTLKTNDRHHVPLPTGKYQKIGCRDLMIGLSRKSGILTRLYYPAKTDPGKQYEMNPFLWPNWLPHEFYTQGYADVANIRSKFMFSMANKTRKKNVFIPAVPNARPHQLPVGQKYPIVIFSHGLGSCRTTYSAICCELASQGFVVAEHRDNSACLTFYPKRPTYSFKNSNPDFFNQIGDQVDADDEVDFGDEIDDPNYIPPKALTALTHIPHLELAWIRFRYVSVFRADDDVLAFRKKQIQQRVRECTRALDLMEALNAGYEIDNLLDPGYNYREFENMLDMDRVSLMGHSFGGATVLMAGASELRFKTIIALDPWMFPIKDETLDLIPQPVSMIFSENLSKIPNTKSIDEWLRSDVNNDYGDDRNAIIINGSNHLQQSDIPYVFSAFNRIFNTFSWRNRINPIMVHDLTTNLSIQFIGKHLDIPIDERINQYVDEQRKHLRPLIKKKTI; encoded by the exons ATGATTAAATCGTCTATAATTGCtagaaataaaatcatgccaaagaagaaaattaaattgagtAAATTACGTGATTATACgttgaaaacaaatgatcGTCATCATGTACCATTACCAACGGGAAAATATCAGAAAATTGGTTGCCGTGATCTGATGATAGGATTATCACGAAAAAGTGGAATACTCACACGTTTATATTATCCGGCTAAAACTGATCCTGGAAAacaatatgaaatgaatccatTTTTGTGGCCAAATTGGTTACCGCATGAATTTTATACACAAGGTTATGCCGATGTTGCCAATATACGGTCAAAATTTATGTTTTCAATGGCCAATAAAACACGAAAAAAGAATGTTTTCATACCTGCCGTACCAAATGCACGGCCACATCAATTGCCTGTTGGTCAAAAATATCCGATTGTAATATTTTCACATGGTCTTGGTTCATGTCGTACCACTTATTCAGCAATCTGTTGTGAGCTGGCTTCACAAGGATTTGTTGTCGCCG AACATCGTGATAATTCGGCATGTTTAACATTCTATCCAAAACGTCCAACgtattcatttaaaaattcgaatccagattttttcaatcaaatcggTGATCAAGTTGATGCCGATGATGAAGTTGATTTTGGTGATGAAATCGATGATCCAAATTATATACCACCAAAAGCATTAACGGCATTGACACATATACCACATCTAGAATTGGCTTGGATTCGTTTCCGTTATGTAAGCGTATTTCGTGCCGACGATGATGTATTGGCgtttcgaaaaaaacaaattcaacaacgtGTTCGTGAATGTACACGTGCTTTAGATCTAATGGAAGCATTAAATGCTGGCtatgaaattgataatcTTCTTGATCCAGGATATAATTATcgtgaatttgaaaatatgcTTG ATATGGATCGTGTATCATTAATGGGTCATTCATTTGGTGGCGCAACAGTATTGATGGCCGGTGCATCTGAATTACGTTTCAAAACTATTATTGCGCTTGATCCATGGATGTTTCCAATTAAAGATGAAACATTAGATCTAATACCGCAACCAGTATCGATGATATTTTCGGAAAATCTTTCAAAAATACCAAatacaaaatcaattgatgaatggCTTCGATCCGatgttaataatgattatggtgatgatcgtaatgccatcattataaatGGTAGTAATCACCTGCAACAAAGCGATATACCATATGTATTCAGTGCCTTTAATCGAATATTCAATACATTCAGTTGGCGTAATCGTATCAATCCGATCATGGTGCATGatttaacaacaaatttATCCATACAATTTATCGGCAAACATTTAg ATATTCCTATCGATGAACgtatcaatcaatatgtggatgaacaacgaaaacatttACGGccattgattaaaaaaaagactatATAA
- the LOC124498562 gene encoding platelet-activating factor acetylhydrolase isoform X2 has translation MIKSSIIARNKIMPKKKIKLSKLRDYTLKTNDRHHVPLPTGKYQKIGCRDLMIGLSRKSGILTRLYYPAKTDPGKQYEMNPFLWPNWLPHEFYTQGYADVANIRSKFMFSMANKTRKKNVFIPAVPNARPHQLPVGQKYPIVIFSHGLGSCRTTYSAICCELASQGFVVAALEHRDNSACLTFYPKRPTYSFKNSNPDFFNQIGDQVDADDEVDFGDEIDDPNYIPPKALTALTHIPHLELAWIRFRYVSVFRADDDVLAFRKKQIQQRVRECTRALDLMEALNAGYEIDNLLDPGYNYREFENMLDMDRVSLMGHSFGGATVLMAGASELRFKTIIALDPWMFPIKDETLDLIPQPVSMIFSENLSKIPNTKSIDEWLRSDVNNDYGDDRNAIIINGSNHLQQSDIPYVFSAFNRIFNTFSWRNRINPIMVHDLTTNLSIQFIGKHLDIPIDERINQYVDEQRKHLRPLIKKKTI, from the exons ATGATTAAATCGTCTATAATTGCtagaaataaaatcatgccaaagaagaaaattaaattgagtAAATTACGTGATTATACgttgaaaacaaatgatcGTCATCATGTACCATTACCAACGGGAAAATATCAGAAAATTGGTTGCCGTGATCTGATGATAGGATTATCACGAAAAAGTGGAATACTCACACGTTTATATTATCCGGCTAAAACTGATCCTGGAAAacaatatgaaatgaatccatTTTTGTGGCCAAATTGGTTACCGCATGAATTTTATACACAAGGTTATGCCGATGTTGCCAATATACGGTCAAAATTTATGTTTTCAATGGCCAATAAAACACGAAAAAAGAATGTTTTCATACCTGCCGTACCAAATGCACGGCCACATCAATTGCCTGTTGGTCAAAAATATCCGATTGTAATATTTTCACATGGTCTTGGTTCATGTCGTACCACTTATTCAGCAATCTGTTGTGAGCTGGCTTCACAAGGATTTGTTGTCGCCG CCTTAGAACATCGTGATAATTCGGCATGTTTAACATTCTATCCAAAACGTCCAACgtattcatttaaaaattcgaatccagattttttcaatcaaatcggTGATCAAGTTGATGCCGATGATGAAGTTGATTTTGGTGATGAAATCGATGATCCAAATTATATACCACCAAAAGCATTAACGGCATTGACACATATACCACATCTAGAATTGGCTTGGATTCGTTTCCGTTATGTAAGCGTATTTCGTGCCGACGATGATGTATTGGCgtttcgaaaaaaacaaattcaacaacgtGTTCGTGAATGTACACGTGCTTTAGATCTAATGGAAGCATTAAATGCTGGCtatgaaattgataatcTTCTTGATCCAGGATATAATTATcgtgaatttgaaaatatgcTTG ATATGGATCGTGTATCATTAATGGGTCATTCATTTGGTGGCGCAACAGTATTGATGGCCGGTGCATCTGAATTACGTTTCAAAACTATTATTGCGCTTGATCCATGGATGTTTCCAATTAAAGATGAAACATTAGATCTAATACCGCAACCAGTATCGATGATATTTTCGGAAAATCTTTCAAAAATACCAAatacaaaatcaattgatgaatggCTTCGATCCGatgttaataatgattatggtgatgatcgtaatgccatcattataaatGGTAGTAATCACCTGCAACAAAGCGATATACCATATGTATTCAGTGCCTTTAATCGAATATTCAATACATTCAGTTGGCGTAATCGTATCAATCCGATCATGGTGCATGatttaacaacaaatttATCCATACAATTTATCGGCAAACATTTAg ATATTCCTATCGATGAACgtatcaatcaatatgtggatgaacaacgaaaacatttACGGccattgattaaaaaaaagactatATAA
- the LOC124498563 gene encoding uncharacterized protein LOC124498563: protein MMMESINISNTYGNDGVHNKRHYQQQPQHYHNHQHYYNNHCQQKDENRKNQSILLSSSSSSPSLNRMIDIGAAAVAAVSTTGDHDPNNDDKFKSKLKISSSNITKSSSLYDNVSRYSSSTDRPIMKTTTAATTTTTKQKQKFNEHEQQQQQQQQQQQLSSEEYEQISKLLLIHFQERKILPADISPQYDTITPTNYCEDDPHTWPSNWQSQAPQMIMAPEQYLQQKPSLNEYQRELIRRISTKYEPLKHYYWQMIHKNVNNDDDDDCDTLKTNARRSTTTNEDSISGQQQQLQQQHHFSSKRKSSQPNTVNNLNEMKFYNNSTINNKENNENNLLIDHQYTNNNSRLSYQSVVNHHHHHNEHQPSMKSMIQTPVKTMNYNANRMDNLIDTNGTIFSMNIHINNQNDNGINHEDDHDGDDDDDEQKSIIKFNDIEKINGNLELKQKNFNNNSGLTNGGNKQLLNDEKLMNNHRLSSSSSSSSTTATSLTKLSSIHFGKWSAKMKDYLRKN from the coding sequence atgatgatggaatcaatcaacatttcGAATACATACGGTAATGATGGTGTACATAATAAACGACATTATCAACAGCAGCCacaacattatcataatcatcagcattattataataatcattgtcaacaaaaagatgaaaatcgtaaaaatcaatcaattttattatcatcatcatcatcatcgccaagtttgaatcgaatgatcgATATtggtgctgctgctgttgctgctgtttcTACTACCGGTGATCATGAtccaaacaatgatgataaatttaaatcaaaattaaaaatttcatcatcaaatattacaaaatcatcatcattatatgataatgtttcaagatattcatcatcaacagatcGACCGattatgaaaacaacaacagcagcaacaacaacaacaacaaagcaaaaacagaaattcaatgaacatgaacaacaacaacaacaacaacaacaacagcaacaattatcatcagaagaatatgaacaaatttcaaaattattactgattcattttcaagaaCGAAAAATACTCCCTGCGGATATATCACCACAATACGACACGATAACACCGACAAATTACTGTGAAGATGATCCACATACATGGCCATCAAATTGGCAATCACAAGCAccacaaatgataatggcgCCTGAACAATATTTGCAACAGAAACcatcattaaatgaataTCAAAGAGAATTGATCCGTAGGATTAGTACAAAATATGAACCAttgaaacattattattggcaaaTGATCCATAAGaatgttaataatgatgatgatgatgattgtgatacATTGAAAACCAATGCAAGACGTTCAACGACCACTAATGAAGATTCAATTAGTGGccaacagcagcagctgcagcagcagcatcacTTTAGTAGTAAAAGAAAATCTTCACAACCAAACACGGTGAATAAcctgaatgaaatgaaattctataACAATTCTACTATAAATAACAaggaaaataatgaaaacaatttattaattgatcatcaatatactaataataacagTCGACTGTCATATCAATCTgttgtcaatcatcatcatcatcataatgaacaTCAGCcatcaatgaaatcaatgatcCAGACGCCagtaaaaacaatgaattatAATGCAAATAGAATGgataatttaattgataCTAATGGTacgattttttcaatgaatatcCATATTAACAATCAGAATGATAATGGAATTAATCATGAAGACGatcatgatggtgatgatgatgatgatgaacaaaaatcaataataaagttcaatgacattgaaaaaatcaatggaaatttagaattgaaacaaaaaaatttcaataacaaTTCAGGATTAACAAACGGTGGTAATAaacaattattgaatgatgaaaaattgatgaataaccATAGGctgtcatcgtcatcatcatcatcatcaaccacgGCAACAAGTCtgacaaaattatcatccattcattttggtAAATGGTCAGCAAAAATGAAAGATTATCtacgaaaaaattga